One window of Phycisphaerae bacterium genomic DNA carries:
- a CDS encoding prepilin-type N-terminal cleavage/methylation domain-containing protein has translation MSISRHWLSRPRKDPSATAQGGRRAFTLIELLVVVAIIALLISILLPSLSSAREHARAVVCGQHMRQFGNGLQIYFGDNKDYIPGVNTSGVAIRAKMISMGGNPSVLYQSKMPVQSFDWMTPILAPGMEMPALRSERFRFLMERYRCPSQMYTSITYYGSSGPDKSEFQAQGAIPGVSYLMPGAFQYFGQRSVGKVVGFDEKVATLPILAKVSPAEWEVLVQDFSGRLNQIGPAARKIFAADGTRFVDESTQVDHDTSPFPDWFGSYTSPGGWWSGCQAYGVRGGSKNWAGMAVGRGSVSNGLNLPVTYRHGGQRGIASGDAHDNKGTINALFFDGHVDRLADQRSRELQFWYPKGGVVQSANEGMTGEPVGSVVP, from the coding sequence ATGTCGATATCGAGACACTGGTTGTCAAGACCCCGTAAGGACCCGTCGGCCACGGCCCAGGGTGGTCGCCGTGCCTTCACGCTCATCGAGCTGCTGGTGGTTGTGGCAATCATCGCGCTGCTGATTTCGATTCTGCTGCCTAGCTTGAGTTCGGCCCGCGAGCATGCGCGCGCGGTGGTTTGCGGCCAGCACATGCGCCAGTTCGGCAACGGGCTCCAGATCTACTTCGGCGACAACAAGGACTACATCCCTGGCGTGAACACGTCCGGCGTGGCCATCCGCGCGAAGATGATCAGCATGGGCGGGAACCCGAGTGTGCTGTATCAGTCCAAGATGCCCGTACAGTCGTTCGACTGGATGACGCCGATTCTGGCGCCGGGCATGGAAATGCCCGCCTTGCGCTCCGAGCGTTTCCGCTTCTTGATGGAACGCTATCGGTGCCCGTCGCAGATGTACACGTCGATCACCTACTACGGCAGCAGCGGGCCGGACAAGAGCGAATTTCAGGCTCAAGGCGCGATCCCGGGGGTCAGCTACCTGATGCCGGGCGCGTTCCAGTACTTCGGGCAGCGCTCCGTCGGCAAGGTCGTGGGATTCGACGAAAAGGTGGCGACGTTGCCCATTCTGGCCAAGGTCTCGCCGGCCGAGTGGGAAGTGCTCGTGCAGGATTTCTCGGGACGGTTGAACCAGATCGGCCCCGCGGCGCGCAAGATCTTCGCCGCGGACGGCACGCGGTTTGTCGACGAGAGCACGCAAGTTGACCATGACACGTCGCCGTTCCCCGACTGGTTCGGCTCGTATACCTCGCCCGGCGGGTGGTGGTCTGGGTGTCAGGCTTATGGAGTCCGTGGGGGCTCAAAGAACTGGGCCGGCATGGCGGTCGGCCGTGGTTCCGTGTCGAACGGCCTGAATCTGCCGGTCACCTACCGGCATGGGGGGCAACGCGGCATCGCTTCGGGCGACGCGCACGACAACAAAGGGACGATCAACGCCCTGTTTTTTGACGGGCACGTGGACCGGCTTGCGGACCAGCGCTCGCGCGAACTGCAGTTCTGGTACCCCAAGGGCGGCGTCGTGCAGTCGGCGAACGAGGGCATGACGGGTGAACCGGTTGGTTCCGTAGTCCCGTAG
- the truB gene encoding tRNA pseudouridine(55) synthase TruB — MDGIINLNKPLGVTSAKALEQVREITGQRKSGHAGTLDPLASGVLVLCLGRATKLVEALMDQPKIYRTAIALDVTSVSYDREHPLVPVAVAQPPTAERVADVLRGFEGTVQQVPPATSAVKICGRPAYKFSRAGRPVTLTPRPVQIYWIHVRRYQWPELEVDVACGRGTYVRALVRDIGERLGTGGCLTALARLAVGPFRIEDACTPERLAAGGAEAAMVKLERARELLRERPVGIPPRPGS; from the coding sequence ATGGACGGCATCATCAATCTGAATAAGCCGCTGGGCGTGACCAGCGCGAAGGCGCTGGAGCAGGTCCGCGAGATCACCGGTCAGCGCAAGAGCGGCCACGCCGGTACGCTCGACCCACTGGCGTCGGGCGTACTCGTGCTGTGCCTGGGAAGGGCGACGAAGTTGGTTGAGGCGTTGATGGATCAGCCCAAGATTTATCGGACGGCGATCGCGCTCGATGTGACCAGCGTGAGCTATGACCGCGAGCACCCGCTCGTGCCCGTCGCCGTCGCCCAGCCGCCCACGGCTGAACGCGTCGCCGACGTGCTGCGCGGCTTCGAGGGCACCGTCCAACAGGTTCCGCCGGCTACCAGCGCGGTCAAGATTTGCGGCCGGCCGGCCTACAAGTTCAGCCGGGCGGGTCGGCCGGTAACGCTAACGCCGCGCCCCGTCCAGATCTACTGGATCCACGTCCGGCGGTACCAGTGGCCGGAGCTGGAGGTCGACGTCGCGTGCGGGCGCGGGACGTATGTGCGCGCGCTGGTGCGGGACATCGGGGAGCGCCTCGGGACGGGCGGCTGCCTCACTGCGTTGGCCCGGCTGGCGGTAGGGCCATTCCGGATCGAGGACGCGTGCACGCCTGAGCGACTGGCGGCGGGTGGCGCCGAGGCGGCAATGGTCAAGCTGGAGCGTGCGCGGGAGCTGCTGAGGGAAAGGCCGGTGGGCATTCCGCCGCGGCCCGGCAGTTGA
- a CDS encoding DUF192 domain-containing protein, whose protein sequence is MLSLLGTLARLSISLAAAGSLAGGTGCFRSTSDGGATGATDATRATTGARASDTQRTYPLDTLPTSTVTINAQTFRVWLARESASLPPGAEHTVIEEGLMHVPTSEIADDQGMLFVFDNERIRGFWMRNTIAPLDIAFARMNGTIVKIWQMPVLTLRTFSSIEPAMYALEVKQGTFERLGIKEGDRLEIPADVLTGR, encoded by the coding sequence ATGCTCAGCTTGCTTGGCACCCTCGCGCGTCTCTCCATCAGCCTGGCCGCCGCCGGCAGTCTGGCCGGCGGCACGGGCTGTTTCCGGTCTACTAGCGATGGCGGTGCGACCGGCGCCACGGACGCGACCCGTGCGACGACGGGCGCCCGAGCCAGCGACACCCAGCGCACCTATCCGCTGGACACGCTGCCGACCAGCACCGTAACGATCAATGCCCAGACGTTCCGCGTCTGGCTCGCGCGCGAAAGCGCATCGCTACCGCCCGGCGCCGAGCACACCGTCATCGAAGAGGGGCTGATGCACGTGCCCACGTCCGAGATCGCGGACGACCAGGGTATGCTCTTCGTCTTCGACAATGAGCGCATCCGCGGCTTCTGGATGCGCAATACCATCGCGCCGCTCGACATCGCTTTCGCCCGCATGAACGGCACCATCGTCAAGATCTGGCAGATGCCGGTCCTGACTCTGCGGACGTTCAGTTCGATCGAGCCGGCCATGTACGCCCTGGAAGTCAAGCAAGGCACCTTCGAGCGCTTGGGGATCAAGGAAGGCGATCGGCTCGAGATCCCCGCCGACGTGCTCACCGGCCGCTAG
- a CDS encoding fibronectin type III domain-containing protein, translating to MSARQPPSRSTRWARLAVGAATLAAACLARADWQAVGTAGFSAGTAFYTSLAIHNGEPYVAYSDGGSASKATVMRYTGGSWQTVGSAGFSAGAISYTALAISSTGEPYVAFRDAANGNEATVMACSGGTWQIVGAAAFSDGAVTYTCLALYNDEPYVAYSDAANGSRVTVMRYTGGAWQLVGSAGFSAGAATYLTLAINSVGEPHVAYVDAGTANRSTVMKYTGGSWQNVGAAGFSPAAVTYTALTLDGNDTPYVSFQDGSHGNKATCMKYSAGSWSYVGSFAFSTGIAILTAVGCDAAGKPYVIYGDQSNGTKATVMRYAGGTWSLVGTGGFSTGQVDVTSIRVLDGDPYVAFADSGQAWKCVVMKYVGVQAPTLQANNVTCTSAATNQLALSWTRGDGSRCAVFMKQGDTGTPAPVNTITYTANAAFGSGTQIGTSGWYCVYDGTGTSVTVTGLAAITEYRAMVCEYNGTAGDEHYYAATAAGNPLNQYTVPAAPAAQAATGTTASGFSANWSASAGATGYRLDVATDSGFTSYVAGYQNLDVGNVTTYVVSGLSPNTAYHYRVRAYNTGGSSADSGTIDVTTLKTLATVTTTAVTNVTHAAADSGGNVTADGGDAVTARGVCWNTTGTPTTADDKTTDGVGTGSYTSSLTGLAPSTTYYVRAYATNGQGTAYGDERSFETLATTPTLTTTAITNITVTTADSGGEVTNDGGTAVTARGVCWNTTGTPTTADSKTTDGAGAGSYASSLTGLAPGVTYYVRAYATNAEGTAYGNERNFTTLKTLATVTTTAVTNVTHAAADSGGNVTADGGDAVTARGVCWNTAGAPTTADDKTTNGSGTGSFTSSLTGLSPATIYYVRAYATNGQGTAYGDELSFTTDATTPTLTTTAVTNIAITTADSGGDITADGGAAVTARGVCWNTTGTPTTANSKTTDGGGSGSYTSNLTGLLPGTTYYVRAYATNNKGTAYGQQLSLTTLTTTPTVTTAAVAGVTTTAAQSGGNVTSDGGAAVAARGVCWNTVGTPTTADAKTSNGTGKGNFTSNLTGLTPATTYYVRAYATNAQGTAYGGELSFTTPAVVVPTVTTSAVANVTTRTADCGGEVTADGGAAVIARGVCWNTAGSPTNADDSAAGGTGTGSFTCDVSGLAPGTTYFMRAYATNSAGTAYGDEVSFTTVALTVPTVTTAAVSSVTTTTARAGGRITTNGGSVVTARGVCWNTAGDPTVADETLDSGAGSGRFSCDLAGLSPATTYYIRAYATNAIGTAYGTTVMFTTAAEPDDANEPAPVLEVQVVSATDASDALTGDDVQFVVAVSNAGVGRATAVAVTITYPASAELLSISAGGIDAEIADEGAGFVTVLIGELPPDGSVELDLTFRALAAGALVVSATVSAAEVPAVVAGESAEVAVEDEYYVVVTTHPLLGICGPIGLTPLLVLGALYGVRRAGWCSRKQGRRRLARHGGARTRGHERS from the coding sequence ATGAGCGCACGCCAACCGCCATCTCGTTCAACTCGCTGGGCGCGCCTCGCCGTCGGCGCGGCGACCCTGGCGGCGGCGTGCCTCGCCCGCGCCGACTGGCAGGCGGTCGGGACGGCGGGCTTCTCCGCGGGGACGGCGTTCTACACGTCGCTGGCCATCCACAACGGCGAGCCGTACGTGGCGTATTCGGACGGCGGCTCCGCCTCCAAGGCCACCGTGATGCGCTACACCGGCGGCAGTTGGCAGACCGTCGGCAGCGCCGGCTTCTCCGCCGGCGCGATCAGCTACACCGCGCTCGCCATCAGCAGCACCGGCGAGCCGTACGTCGCGTTTCGCGATGCGGCCAACGGCAACGAAGCCACGGTAATGGCCTGCAGCGGGGGCACGTGGCAAATCGTGGGTGCGGCGGCGTTCTCCGACGGGGCCGTGACGTACACGTGCCTGGCGCTCTACAACGACGAGCCGTACGTGGCGTATTCGGACGCGGCGAACGGGTCGCGCGTCACGGTGATGCGCTACACCGGCGGCGCGTGGCAACTGGTGGGCAGCGCGGGCTTCTCCGCCGGCGCAGCGACGTATCTCACGCTGGCGATCAACAGCGTCGGCGAGCCGCATGTGGCGTACGTCGATGCCGGCACCGCCAACCGCTCGACGGTGATGAAATACACGGGCGGAAGCTGGCAGAACGTGGGCGCGGCGGGGTTCTCGCCGGCCGCGGTGACCTACACCGCCCTGACGCTCGACGGGAACGATACGCCGTACGTGTCGTTTCAGGATGGCAGTCACGGGAACAAAGCCACGTGCATGAAGTACAGCGCGGGGAGCTGGAGCTATGTCGGGTCGTTTGCGTTCTCGACCGGCATCGCGATTCTGACGGCGGTGGGTTGTGACGCGGCGGGCAAGCCGTACGTGATCTACGGCGACCAGAGCAATGGGACGAAAGCGACGGTGATGCGCTATGCCGGCGGGACCTGGTCGCTCGTGGGGACGGGCGGCTTTTCGACCGGCCAGGTGGATGTGACGTCGATCCGTGTGCTGGATGGTGATCCGTACGTGGCGTTCGCGGACTCGGGCCAGGCGTGGAAGTGCGTCGTAATGAAGTACGTCGGCGTGCAGGCGCCGACACTGCAGGCGAACAATGTCACGTGCACGAGCGCGGCAACGAACCAGTTGGCGTTGAGCTGGACGCGCGGCGACGGTTCACGCTGCGCGGTATTCATGAAGCAGGGGGACACGGGCACGCCGGCGCCGGTGAACACGATCACGTACACCGCCAACGCGGCTTTCGGTTCCGGGACGCAGATCGGCACGTCGGGGTGGTACTGCGTGTACGACGGCACGGGCACGAGCGTGACGGTGACGGGCTTGGCGGCGATCACCGAGTACCGCGCGATGGTGTGCGAGTACAACGGGACGGCCGGTGACGAGCATTACTACGCGGCGACGGCGGCGGGGAACCCGCTGAATCAGTACACGGTGCCGGCCGCGCCCGCCGCACAGGCGGCCACGGGCACGACGGCCAGCGGCTTTTCTGCGAACTGGTCCGCCTCGGCGGGGGCAACGGGGTATCGGCTGGATGTCGCCACCGACAGCGGGTTCACATCGTACGTGGCGGGATACCAGAACCTGGATGTGGGCAACGTCACGACGTACGTCGTTAGCGGGTTGAGCCCGAACACGGCTTATCACTACCGCGTGCGGGCATACAACACGGGCGGCAGCAGCGCGGACTCGGGCACGATCGACGTCACGACGCTGAAGACGCTGGCGACGGTGACGACGACCGCGGTGACGAATGTCACGCACGCCGCGGCGGACTCGGGCGGCAACGTGACGGCCGACGGCGGGGACGCCGTGACGGCGCGGGGCGTGTGCTGGAACACGACGGGCACGCCGACGACGGCCGATGACAAGACGACCGACGGGGTGGGCACGGGGAGCTACACGAGTAGCCTCACCGGCCTCGCGCCGAGCACGACCTACTACGTGCGGGCATACGCGACCAACGGGCAGGGGACGGCGTACGGCGACGAGCGGAGCTTCGAGACGCTCGCGACCACGCCGACGCTGACGACGACGGCGATCACGAACATCACCGTGACCACGGCGGACTCGGGTGGCGAGGTCACCAACGATGGCGGGACGGCCGTGACGGCGCGGGGCGTGTGCTGGAACACGACGGGGACGCCGACGACCGCGGACAGCAAGACGACCGACGGGGCAGGCGCGGGAAGCTACGCGAGCAGCCTGACCGGGCTGGCACCGGGCGTCACGTACTATGTGCGCGCCTACGCCACGAACGCCGAGGGGACGGCGTATGGCAACGAGCGGAACTTCACGACGCTGAAGACGCTGGCGACGGTGACGACGACCGCGGTGACGAATGTCACGCACGCCGCGGCGGACTCGGGCGGCAACGTGACGGCCGACGGCGGGGACGCCGTGACGGCGCGGGGCGTGTGCTGGAACACGGCGGGCGCGCCGACGACGGCGGACGACAAGACGACCAACGGCTCCGGCACGGGGAGCTTCACGAGCAGCCTGACCGGGCTGTCGCCGGCGACGATCTACTACGTGCGGGCGTACGCGACGAACGGGCAAGGAACCGCATACGGCGACGAGCTGAGCTTCACGACGGATGCGACCACGCCGACGCTCACGACGACGGCCGTCACCAACATCGCGATCACGACGGCGGACTCGGGCGGGGATATCACGGCGGACGGCGGGGCGGCGGTGACGGCGCGAGGCGTGTGCTGGAACACGACGGGGACGCCGACGACGGCGAACAGCAAGACGACCGACGGCGGCGGGTCGGGCAGCTACACGAGCAACCTGACCGGGCTGTTGCCGGGCACGACGTACTACGTGCGGGCATACGCGACGAACAACAAAGGGACCGCCTACGGCCAGCAGTTGAGCCTCACCACGCTCACCACGACGCCCACGGTGACGACTGCTGCCGTTGCCGGCGTCACAACCACCGCGGCCCAGTCCGGCGGCAATGTCACCAGCGACGGCGGCGCCGCGGTGGCCGCGCGCGGCGTGTGCTGGAACACGGTCGGCACGCCGACGACCGCGGACGCTAAAACCTCGAACGGGACCGGCAAAGGGAACTTCACGAGCAACCTGACTGGACTCACGCCGGCGACGACGTACTACGTCCGCGCCTACGCGACGAATGCGCAGGGCACGGCGTATGGCGGCGAGCTCAGCTTCACGACGCCGGCGGTTGTGGTCCCGACCGTGACCACCAGTGCGGTGGCCAATGTGACGACGCGCACGGCGGACTGCGGCGGTGAGGTTACCGCCGACGGCGGGGCAGCCGTCATCGCGCGTGGTGTCTGTTGGAACACCGCCGGCAGCCCGACGAACGCCGACGACAGCGCGGCGGGCGGCACGGGCACGGGCAGCTTCACGTGCGACGTGAGCGGCCTTGCGCCGGGTACGACGTACTTCATGCGGGCGTACGCGACGAACAGTGCTGGGACGGCGTATGGCGACGAGGTGAGCTTCACGACCGTGGCGTTGACGGTGCCGACGGTGACGACGGCGGCGGTGTCGTCCGTCACGACTACGACGGCCCGGGCGGGCGGGCGCATAACGACCAACGGCGGGTCCGTCGTGACGGCGCGGGGCGTGTGCTGGAACACGGCCGGTGACCCGACGGTAGCTGACGAGACACTGGACAGTGGTGCGGGGAGCGGTCGATTCTCATGTGACCTGGCAGGGCTTTCGCCGGCGACGACGTACTATATCCGCGCCTATGCCACCAACGCGATCGGCACCGCGTATGGCACGACGGTGATGTTCACGACGGCCGCCGAGCCGGACGACGCCAACGAGCCGGCGCCGGTGTTGGAGGTGCAGGTGGTCTCGGCGACCGACGCCAGCGATGCGCTGACGGGTGACGACGTGCAGTTTGTCGTCGCGGTTTCCAACGCGGGCGTGGGCCGGGCCACCGCGGTGGCGGTGACGATCACGTATCCGGCGAGCGCTGAGCTGCTGTCCATAAGCGCCGGTGGTATCGACGCGGAGATCGCGGACGAGGGGGCCGGGTTCGTGACGGTACTCATCGGCGAGCTGCCGCCGGACGGCAGTGTCGAGCTGGACTTGACGTTCCGCGCGCTGGCGGCGGGGGCGCTGGTGGTGTCGGCGACGGTATCGGCGGCGGAAGTGCCGGCGGTTGTGGCGGGCGAGTCCGCGGAAGTGGCGGTGGAGGATGAGTACTACGTGGTCGTCACGACGCACCCGCTGCTCGGCATCTGCGGGCCGATCGGCCTGACGCCGCTGCTGGTGCTCGGGGCGCTGTATGGTGTGCGGCGGGCGGGGTGGTGCAGCCGCAAACAGGGCAGGCGGCGCCTCGCGAGGCACGGAGGGGCCAGGACACGGGGGCACGAACGCTCGTAG
- a CDS encoding SGNH/GDSL hydrolase family protein: protein MSVNPDQANRPPKDRRGRVHAAAGRLLLASLLWSAAGCSDNRLLIPDPAVRYLALGDSSTSGRAARSYPEILAERLGQPAGAMANEGSDGETAGAGLERLRQLLAARIYPNAEVLLYWEGGADLIDLIREIDGLLLFSPLAPSYPYTTRLAEALDRIQADIEAAIAAGQAAGLTVYVATYFSFQEVAAACDPMPLDVMLPAQAQNANGYVSLLNERIRQAAASGGAGVVDIASADDDLHASAANFVNCNHLSEAGNEIVAQVFVDALEH, encoded by the coding sequence ATGAGTGTGAACCCTGATCAGGCCAACCGCCCGCCGAAGGACCGCCGCGGCCGCGTCCATGCTGCTGCCGGTCGGCTGCTCCTGGCGAGCCTGCTCTGGTCGGCCGCCGGGTGCAGCGACAACCGCCTGTTGATTCCGGACCCCGCCGTGCGCTACCTGGCGCTCGGCGATTCGAGTACGTCCGGGCGTGCGGCGCGCAGCTATCCCGAAATCCTGGCTGAACGGCTGGGGCAGCCCGCGGGGGCGATGGCGAACGAAGGCAGTGATGGCGAGACGGCCGGTGCCGGGCTGGAGCGTTTGCGTCAACTGCTAGCCGCGCGCATCTATCCGAACGCCGAGGTCCTGTTGTACTGGGAAGGGGGCGCGGACCTGATCGACCTGATCCGGGAAATCGATGGCCTGCTGCTCTTCTCGCCGCTGGCGCCGAGCTATCCCTACACGACGCGGCTGGCCGAGGCCCTCGACCGCATCCAGGCCGACATCGAGGCCGCGATCGCCGCTGGACAGGCGGCCGGCCTGACCGTCTACGTCGCGACGTACTTCTCGTTCCAGGAGGTGGCGGCCGCGTGCGATCCCATGCCGCTGGATGTCATGTTGCCGGCCCAGGCGCAGAACGCGAATGGTTACGTGTCCCTCCTGAATGAGCGGATCCGGCAGGCGGCCGCCAGCGGCGGGGCCGGGGTCGTGGACATCGCGTCGGCGGATGATGACCTGCATGCCAGTGCTGCCAACTTCGTCAACTGCAACCACCTGAGCGAAGCGGGCAACGAGATCGTTGCGCAGGTCTTCGTCGATGCCCTGGAGCACTGA
- the bamE gene encoding outer membrane protein assembly factor BamE, translating to MLTLLVVALSGCNRVTQANYDKIETGMTVKQVEDILGQGTEEAGIGGAIGNVAGSAKVMKWGDEQRSITVTFANDKVVAKLQKGL from the coding sequence GTGCTGACGCTGTTGGTGGTCGCCTTGTCGGGCTGCAATCGGGTCACCCAGGCCAACTACGACAAGATCGAAACCGGCATGACAGTCAAGCAGGTCGAGGACATTCTCGGCCAAGGGACCGAGGAGGCCGGCATCGGCGGCGCTATCGGCAATGTCGCCGGCTCGGCGAAAGTGATGAAGTGGGGCGACGAGCAGAGGTCGATCACCGTTACGTTCGCGAACGACAAGGTGGTCGCCAAGCTGCAGAAGGGTCTCTGA
- a CDS encoding alginate lyase family protein, whose translation MRGQIVRTWAVRGLVLGLLAVTAGCAGPGRATAPEDQPARKRDGRYEKLFRKSAAPTLEYWSSKPLPRELLTHNLDAKAGPEDRAAVERMRAGWFRPTDAFEELPLGVPPPWDRNPSGNSTWDLNRHSLRWLKPLVEVWRSTGDPECLALAQRVIRDWRAHNERRPGATPMVWASHAPANRLRLLCWFWELYRTSDDLEERFARELLELISGHADFIAGGAEYRPRANHGLEQNLALVEAASVVPELANAPRWRDVARSRLRKYVAENFSREGFHLEQSPGYHWFVLRGLGSLAGFLRANGLPPVPGVDETARRAASVWPYLIKPNNEVVNIGDTHAVAAGSDRELWEHWWGAGNVPPPAGSTVRNPRPEPGEFVLSFAAGYAIFTAYARDAVRPEPDTYALFKCNAFEYAHYHRDALSFVLYGLGRDWLVDSGLYDYMETHPERTYMRSARAHNLVLVDEADFELGPVRLMDSGRTARHDFVKAQHQLPNAVHTRAFYFVPPRAVEIRDQLVARDARKHRFSQLLHVAPGLQVKIVSERCAHLVAPDGRTCVIEQSGTPGAWRVVTGQKRPYWQGWYSPGFQQIEAAPVLYYTNTERVRECHFLTRIRLTRTEPAPAESARRADSSGVAYVGDPRRGQDHAPARWPG comes from the coding sequence GTGCGTGGACAGATCGTCCGGACCTGGGCGGTGCGGGGGCTGGTCCTGGGGCTGCTCGCGGTTACCGCCGGCTGCGCGGGGCCGGGTCGCGCCACCGCTCCGGAAGACCAGCCGGCCCGCAAGCGTGACGGGCGGTATGAGAAGCTCTTCCGCAAATCCGCGGCGCCAACGCTGGAGTACTGGAGCAGCAAGCCGCTGCCCAGGGAGCTGCTGACCCACAACCTGGACGCCAAGGCCGGGCCCGAGGACCGCGCGGCGGTGGAGCGCATGCGTGCCGGCTGGTTTCGCCCGACCGACGCGTTCGAGGAGTTACCGCTGGGCGTGCCGCCCCCGTGGGACCGGAACCCCAGTGGCAACAGCACCTGGGACCTCAATCGGCATTCGCTGCGGTGGTTGAAGCCACTGGTGGAGGTCTGGCGCAGCACCGGTGATCCGGAGTGCCTGGCGCTGGCGCAGCGGGTCATCCGCGACTGGCGGGCGCACAACGAGCGGCGTCCGGGCGCGACCCCCATGGTCTGGGCCTCGCACGCGCCGGCCAACCGCCTGCGCCTGCTCTGCTGGTTCTGGGAACTGTACCGCACCAGTGACGACCTGGAAGAGCGCTTCGCCCGCGAGCTGCTCGAGCTGATCAGCGGCCACGCGGACTTCATCGCCGGCGGGGCCGAGTACCGCCCGCGGGCCAATCATGGCCTCGAACAGAACCTGGCGCTGGTGGAGGCGGCGTCGGTCGTGCCGGAACTGGCGAACGCGCCGCGCTGGCGCGACGTGGCCAGGAGCCGCCTTCGCAAGTACGTCGCCGAGAACTTCAGCCGCGAGGGCTTTCACCTGGAGCAGTCACCGGGCTATCACTGGTTCGTCCTGCGAGGACTGGGCTCCCTGGCGGGCTTTCTGCGCGCCAACGGGCTGCCTCCAGTCCCGGGCGTCGATGAGACCGCCCGCCGCGCGGCGAGCGTGTGGCCCTACCTGATCAAGCCCAACAACGAGGTGGTGAACATCGGCGACACGCACGCGGTGGCGGCGGGTTCGGACCGGGAGCTCTGGGAGCACTGGTGGGGCGCGGGGAACGTGCCGCCGCCCGCGGGCTCCACCGTCCGCAATCCGCGGCCGGAGCCGGGCGAGTTCGTGCTGAGCTTCGCGGCCGGGTACGCGATCTTCACGGCGTACGCGCGCGACGCGGTGCGACCGGAGCCGGACACCTACGCGCTGTTCAAGTGCAACGCGTTCGAGTACGCGCACTATCACCGCGACGCGCTGTCGTTCGTGCTGTACGGTCTGGGCCGCGACTGGCTGGTGGACTCCGGACTGTATGACTACATGGAGACGCACCCGGAGCGGACGTACATGCGCAGCGCGCGGGCGCACAACCTGGTGCTGGTGGACGAGGCGGACTTCGAGCTGGGGCCGGTCCGGTTGATGGACTCAGGCCGGACCGCCAGGCACGACTTCGTCAAGGCGCAGCATCAACTGCCGAATGCGGTGCACACGCGGGCGTTCTACTTCGTGCCGCCCCGGGCCGTCGAGATCCGCGATCAGTTGGTGGCCAGGGACGCGCGGAAGCACCGCTTCTCGCAACTGCTGCACGTCGCGCCGGGCCTGCAGGTGAAGATCGTCTCGGAGCGCTGCGCGCACCTCGTGGCCCCGGATGGGCGGACGTGCGTGATCGAGCAGAGCGGCACGCCCGGCGCCTGGCGCGTCGTGACCGGCCAGAAGCGGCCCTACTGGCAAGGCTGGTATTCGCCGGGCTTCCAGCAGATCGAGGCGGCGCCGGTGCTCTACTACACGAACACCGAGCGAGTGCGGGAATGTCACTTCCTCACCCGCATCCGGCTGACCCGGACGGAGCCCGCGCCGGCGGAGAGCGCGCGCCGCGCGGACTCGTCCGGAGTCGCGTATGTCGGCGACCCGCGACGGGGCCAGGACCACGCACCGGCACGCTGGCCCGGTTGA
- a CDS encoding ABC transporter ATP-binding protein, with the protein MSAVEPAGRDITVQIQGITKSFGTQVAVRDLSLTLYGGEVFAFLGPNGAGKTTTLKATTGLLRPDRGTIHVCGHLMTRAARAAKEHLAYVPDQPFVYDKLTGREFIRFTQEMYGVPEDVAGQRLAALSGRLAMDGFLDQLCETFSHGMKQKVALAAALIHAPRVLVVDEPMIGLDPRTARIIKDIFRELANAGGTVFMSTHTLDVAEQVADRIGIIHHGRLVALGTLTELRDHARMNGRLEDIFLRLTDEPSNETAPTDGA; encoded by the coding sequence ATGAGCGCAGTTGAGCCCGCGGGCCGCGACATCACCGTGCAGATCCAGGGCATCACCAAGTCTTTTGGAACGCAGGTCGCCGTGCGCGATCTGTCGCTGACGCTCTACGGTGGCGAGGTGTTCGCGTTCCTCGGCCCGAACGGCGCGGGCAAGACCACGACGCTGAAGGCGACCACCGGGCTGCTGCGGCCCGATCGCGGCACGATCCATGTGTGCGGGCACCTGATGACCCGCGCGGCGCGCGCGGCCAAGGAGCACTTGGCCTACGTTCCCGACCAGCCCTTCGTCTACGACAAGCTCACCGGCCGCGAGTTCATCCGCTTCACGCAGGAGATGTACGGTGTGCCGGAGGACGTGGCGGGGCAGCGGCTGGCTGCGCTTTCCGGTCGGCTGGCGATGGACGGCTTCCTCGACCAGCTCTGCGAGACGTTCAGCCACGGCATGAAGCAGAAAGTCGCGCTGGCGGCGGCGCTGATTCACGCGCCGCGCGTGCTGGTCGTGGACGAGCCGATGATCGGTCTCGATCCGCGGACGGCGCGGATCATCAAGGACATCTTTCGCGAGCTGGCCAACGCGGGCGGGACCGTGTTCATGAGCACGCACACGCTCGACGTCGCGGAGCAGGTCGCGGATCGCATCGGCATCATCCACCACGGCCGGCTGGTCGCGCTGGGCACGCTGACCGAGCTGCGCGACCACGCGCGGATGAACGGCCGGCTGGAGGACATCTTCCTGCGGCTGACCGACGAGCCCTCGAATGAGACCGCGCCGACGGACGGCGCGTGA